The nucleotide sequence GTGAGACGCTGCTGATCTCCGGGGCCTCCGGCGGCGTGGGTTCGCTGGCGGTGCAACTCGCCGCCGCCCGTGGGGTGAAGGTGATCGCGACCGCCCGCCCCGGCACGCAGACCGACTTCGTCAGCGGCCTGACCGGCGCGGAGGTGCACGTGGTCGACTTCACCGGTGACCTGGAGGGGCAGGTCGGTGCGATCGCCCCGGACGGTGTGGACGCGGTGCTGCACCTGGCGGGCGACGGCGCCCAGCTGGCCGCTCTGCTGCGGCCGGGTGGTCAGATCGCCTCTGCCACCGGCTTGACCCAGGACGACGTCAAGGGGCAGGAAGCCACGGTCCACACGATCATGGCCAACCCCGACGCCCGGATCCTGACCTCCCTGGCCGAGCGGGTCGCCTCCGGCGCGCTGCGTGTGCCGGTCACCGCCACCTATCCGCTGGAGCAGGCATCCGAGGCGTTCGCCGCCTTCGGCGCCGGCACCCCGGGCAAGATCGCCGTCTCCTGCTCCTGACCCACGCCCAACGGAAGAGGAACAACCGTGCCCACCCTTGCCATCGTCGGCGCCGGCCCCGGTATGGGCCTGGCCATCGCCCGCACCTTCGGCAGCCGCGGCTTCGACGTCGCGCTGATCTCCCGCACCAAGGACAAGCTTCGGACGCTGGTCGACCAGCTCGGCCAGGAAGGCATCACGGCCGCCGCGTTCCCCGCCGACGTGCTGGACCGTGCCTCCCTGACGGATGCCCTGGACACCGTGAAGGCCCGCTTCGGCGGCATCGACGTACTGGAGTACTCACCGGCCCCGCACTCCCCGGTGCCCGGCCTCACCCTGACCGCCCCCTCGGAGGCCACGGTGGACGATCTGCAGCCGCAGATCGAATACGTCTTCTACGGCGCCGTCGCCGCCACCCGAGCGGTGCTGCCCGCGATGCGCGAGGCCGGCGCCGGCACCCTGCTGTTCACCACCGGCGGCGGTTCGGTGGATCCCGTTCCCATGCTCGGCAACGTCAACGCCGCCGGGGCCGCGCTGCGCAACTGGGTCATCAACCTGAACAAGGAGCTGACCGGAAGCGGTGTGCATGCCGCGCACGTGGCGATCAACGTCTGGATCGGCGGGGGCGGCCCGGAGGGCTTCCCGACCGCCACGTCCGAGGAGATCGCCCCCTTGTACTGGGACCTGCACGAAAACCGCGACCGCTCCGAGGCCGTCTTCAACGCCTGACCGGCGGCCCACCCCGCTCCCGGGGGGAATCCGCCCGCTGCCGGGAGGGCGAGTCCGTCCCGCTCCTGGGAGGGGAAATCCGCCCGCTGCCGGGAGGGGAAATCCGCTCCCTCCCTGTCCCATGTCCCGTCCCCCTGCATCAAGGAATCCGTACGTGAACGTCTTCTTGTGGACAGTCCAGGCAGTGCTGGCCGCCATGTTCGCCCTGGCCGGCGTCA is from Streptomyces sp. NBC_01314 and encodes:
- a CDS encoding NADP-dependent oxidoreductase, translating into MRAVTLESVPSAPAVAEVDTPRPEAGELLVKVAAASLNGIDIATAAGYTQAFMEHRFPLVLGQDFAGTVEALGEGVEGFAVGDAVFGVVLKPYLGAGSLAQYVTVAAGHGVARIPAGVTAGDAGALGVAGATALVSLDAVALAEGETLLISGASGGVGSLAVQLAAARGVKVIATARPGTQTDFVSGLTGAEVHVVDFTGDLEGQVGAIAPDGVDAVLHLAGDGAQLAALLRPGGQIASATGLTQDDVKGQEATVHTIMANPDARILTSLAERVASGALRVPVTATYPLEQASEAFAAFGAGTPGKIAVSCS
- a CDS encoding SDR family NAD(P)-dependent oxidoreductase — encoded protein: MPTLAIVGAGPGMGLAIARTFGSRGFDVALISRTKDKLRTLVDQLGQEGITAAAFPADVLDRASLTDALDTVKARFGGIDVLEYSPAPHSPVPGLTLTAPSEATVDDLQPQIEYVFYGAVAATRAVLPAMREAGAGTLLFTTGGGSVDPVPMLGNVNAAGAALRNWVINLNKELTGSGVHAAHVAINVWIGGGGPEGFPTATSEEIAPLYWDLHENRDRSEAVFNA